The following nucleotide sequence is from Sulfurospirillum arsenophilum NBRC 109478.
CACTTAAAGCGCGAGCTTCTCCTATAGAATCAATCTTCGATGCGACTTTTTGCGCACCGCTCGTATTTGAAATAAGAAGATACGTTAAGCCTCCAGTGGTACCAAGAAAAATAACCAGTAAAAAGAGGAGTTTCGCCCTAATTGTCCTTAACATTTAATATCCTTTTGTGTAAAATCTCATAAAGCTAAGAGTATATAACTTAATCCTCTACATGCGCAATGTCCTATAGGACGTTGAAGTAAACTTTTTATAAAAGTAAACTCATGAAAAATTAAACTTGATAGGTAGTGTTTTGGAAGATTATGTGTAGTGTCAATATTGATAAATTGCATACTCGGATAAGAAATAACGTAAAAAAATTACGAGAAAAGAGGCATAAGAGTCAACTTGAAATGGCTTTAGCCATTGGTCATTCATCCGCAGCATTTTATGCAAAAGCAGAACTTGGCATACAAAATAAAAAGTTTAATATTGAACATCTTTGTAAAATTGCAGAGGTGTTAGAAGTGGATATTCGAGAGTTTTTTAAAGATTTATTTTAGTGAAGAAAGAGAGCTTTACATGTAAAGCTCTCACAGGATTTAAAAAAGCTCTTTGAGCGTTAATTGAACGGATACTTTTTTGGCAAGACCACGTTATTCTCAGATTAGAATTTATAACTGAGCGTAGCCATTGTAGCCGTGTTCAAATCTTTTTTTGTTAGTGGACTATCAGCGGCATCAGATAACAATTTATCAGCCGTGAGCATAACTTTAGCTTCCCAGTTTTTAGTTATCGAATAGAATGTATCAATCGAAACTCCAGCAGATTTCATTCCAGATTTTGCCTCATATTGGTTATAGCCAGAACGCATTGCTTGTGCTGGAGAAATGCCAAAATAACTTTGCATATGCTCTTCATCCGCCCATGTATTACCCGCGGCAACCTTTAATTTAAGCTGTTCTGTCAGTGAGAATGTCTTGCTTACCTCTAGTTTTGCCGTTGTGCCATATTCTTTATCTCCCTTTGAGATCTTTCCTGAAAGTTTCATAGGCCCAAAATCATATTCTCCAAGAAGATTGACTACGATTCCAGTATCAATATCGCCCATACCTCGTAGATTTTCTCTATCATCTTTTTCTTTCCTACCAAAAGATGGGCTTATTGAAGCACCGATTTTATAGTTTTTCTCATTAATGGGATAACTCCCGATTCCATTCCAATTTGCAAAAATCAAACCGTCTTTATACCTAGCTGAGATGTCAGGGATAAATACAGCATGGTAATTATCCGAACCTTCATATTTTGCTCTATACATCATGCCACCACCAAGTGTAAAAGCCCAGTTCTCCTCTGCAAATAGCGCAGAAGTAACCTGATCTGTTTGTATGGGTTCAGGACGATTTGGTATGTCTTTGCCAAAGGCATTGAGCGTAAATATTGCAATAAGTATAGTAAGACTCATAAATGAGATTGAACGTGAATTGTATGGCATAGTATAGCTCCTTTTAAGTGTGATTTACGTGTTTGGAAATATAGCTGATTATTATATTTTGCACATCGGTCTAAAGTATGAGATACAACAAATAATGACACATCAGACTTTAGACTGATGTCTTTTTTATAAAATTATTTTATAATGAAGGTATGAAAAATTTATTCAACTATTATCTGACTTTTATGAATCGTTTGTGGTGTCAGCTTGCGATAAGCTATGCGTTGCTTTCTTTTTTTGCCATCATCTTAATTGCCATAATGCTCAACAGCATCAACAATTACACTAATTTTCATACAGCCATTACGCTTGAAAATGTTGAAAGGATCATAGACAGTGAAGAGCTTATTGTTACACAAGCCATTCTTGATACGAATAACATCGAATGGTTAAACAAAGCTCGCAATAATATCCGTGAAAAATTGATAAACTTGGAGCAAGGGAGTGGTTCTTCAATTTACCGTATTACAAGCTCTAGCTCTCCAAAGGTGTATATTGAGATAATCGATAAAAATGGTTACCCTTTGATATCGGATTTTGATGATTTTTCAAAAGAAATATCACCCTATCTTAGCAAAATAAAAAGTCAGGACGCAATAAAAAACAGTGTTATATGGCTAGCAAAAAACGGAGCTATCTTAGCGGATAAGGAACTTATAAAGCATGACACTGAAGAACTCATCGGACATTTACGCATTGTGTATATTGCTGAATTTGATCCATGGATACAGTTTAAGAGTGTCATGATTTTTCTGTTTCACATATGGGGTAAGGTTTTATTGCTTTCGGTGCCGATAGGTATTATCTGTGGACTCATTGCATCTCGTTATGTAACGAAGCAATTGCAAAAAATGAATGAGATTACTGAAAGCTGGCGGCAAGGTAACTTTCAAAAGAAGATTTCTCTGCCAAATGATGATGTACTGATGCGGCATAGTGAACATCTTAATAACATGGCACGAGATTTGGAGATGTATCTGAATTTGAAACAAAATCTTGCCATAAGTGATGAGCGAAACCGTCTGGCGCGTGAACTTCACGATACGGTAAAACAGAAGCTCTTTGCTTTGGGTTTACAGATGGCAACCATCAAGACCAAGTCTGCCGCAATGGAAGTTGCTGGTGAACATATCTTTGAGGCAGAAGCTATCACTCGCGAAGCACAGCATGATCTCATGGAAATTATCACGCAACTGCACCCCATAGAAGGCAATAACACTTCATTATTTGAACGTATCGTTATGATTGCTGAAGATTTCAAGCGCCGTTTTGGCATAAGCATAGAACTAAAGTATTCTGAATTTCTCCAGTGTAATACGTATACGGAGCATCATATTTTACGCATTGTTCAAGAATCGCTAATCAATGCAGTGCGCCATGGTAAGGCGTCTAAGATCGTGATTGCAAGTGAAAGACACTCCGAGACTATTACCCTTACGATCATCGATAACGGAGTAGGCTTTATGACTGAGCAAAAAACAGGAGGACTTGGGCTTATTTCCATGCACGAGCGCGTACAAGAACTGATAGATGGAACATTTGACATTAAAAGCACCGTAGGTGTGGGAACTCAAATCACCCTTTCATGGAGAAATGAATCATGACTGAAAAAATTACACTTATTCTTGCTGATGACCATGCAATGGTTCGCAAAGGGCTAACAGCTTTTCTTTCCACTGCTGAGGATATTCAAGTGATGGCTGTTGTGGAATCTGGTATGGAAGCTGTGAGTGCTGCGATGCAATATGCACCTGATGTTGTATTGCTTGACCTATTTATGCCAGATAAACCAGCCGTTGATACGATACGGCAGATTAAAAAAGTGAGTCCTCGTAGCCAGATTATCATGGTAACTTCACATGAAGGCGATGAATACGTGGTGCCAACAACACAAGCAGGAGCTATTTCTTATATACTCAAAGATACAACACCAGAAGACCTTATTTGTACCGTGCGGAAAGCGGCACGCGGAGAAAGTATCATAAGTCCGCGTGTAGCAAAAGCACTCGAAAAAGTTGTTGCAACAAAAATGGAAGATGAACAGTTCCATGAGGATTTAACAAGTCGCGAAATGGAAGTGTTGCATTATATTGCAGAAGGATCGTCGAATATGGATATTGCAACGCATCTGAATATTTCAGAAAAAACTGTAAAATCGCATGTCAGCAATATCCTAAGTAAACTCTATTTAACGGATCGAACCAAAGTTGCGGTATATGCATGGCGTCAGGGGCTTGTAAAGAGATAAGATAGATTTTATCTTACCCCTTTACAAATGTCACGCTTAATCAGCCAATAACTCTTTAGCATAAGCAAAGTAATAATGACGTCCATTTGCACTGGTTTCTTTGTTCGCTAAGATGATAAGACCTTGGGCTTTATGCTGTTTAACAGCCTTATTGTTGCTCTCTACTGCTAAAATAATATCTGCTAATTCAATAGCCCATTGTGCATCTTTTTTCTTCAAAGCGTCTTGTATTGCAACAATCACAGCTTTTTTCCCACCCATAAGTGCGAGGGTTTTTTGGGCATGCTCTTTTGCTGGTAAAGGATGTATTTTTGTTGGGTTTCCATCAAACCACCCAATGTAGCCAGTAAATATACCCCTGATAGTCCACTCAACCGTTCCATAATATTCACCAAGGTAAGGAAGTTTAGCCCATTTTTCGGGCAATTTAACCACTTCAGCGACTTGGTCTATACTCAAACCTTGATTGATAGATTTGAGTGTTTCGTTAAAGACAAACTCAATAGCATCATGGTAATTGGTGAGAATTTCTTTAACATTAGACTCTCCCATAAGTGGACGCGTATGCCCTGGTAAGACGTACTTGGCATTATACGAGAGCATTTTTTCTAACGTATCAATCCATGCACTTATATCACGATATTGTCCTCCACGAATGGGAGAAATATTTGGCCAGCAACCATAATAATTATCGCCACTGAAAAGAACTTTGTAGGAAGGTAACCAAATCAGTAAATGATCATCTGTCTCACCAAGAACGCCATTTAGTTCAAAAGTAACACCATCAATTTCACGTACTACTTTTCGCTCAGTAATGATAGTAGTTGGTGCAACAAAAAGTTGTCTATCTCCTTGTTTCGTGGTGATGCCTTCACGGATGCCAATGCCCTGAGAGAGCGCTTCTTCATCGCTTAACTGATAGCCATGTTGCCTGATGCTTCGTAGATCAAAGACCTCTTTTAATGCATTCATTTTCCCTAAAATAGGTTTTATAGGTGCTGATGCAATAATTTCTGGCTGAGTATCCATAAAAACCCCAGCTCCTCCACGATGATCGGGATGCCCATGGGTATAAATGATCGTTTTTACAGGCTTATTGGTATGCTCTGCAATAATTTTCTTCAACATCATCGCTCTTGATTCCGAATCAAGTGTATCAATTAAAATAACCGATGTATCACCAATGATAAAGCTTGCATTACTATGTGCATATCCCATGACATGATAGACTTTATTTGGGATGATCTCTGTGACTTGCTTTGGATAGGCTGTCGATGAAAACGCTTTTAAGGATTGTTCATCGACAGTATTTTTGATTGATTCGGATGCTGCAAACAGACTACTAGCCATAATGGCTAAAGTGCATAAGAGAGCATATTTCATATCTTTACCTTTTAGATATTTAGTGTTAAGTGTATTCTAGCCTGCCCACTTTTTCTCATAAGGGGTTAAAAAAGCTCTTTGAGCGTTAATTGAACAGTTTTAAGCATCTCTTTACGCATCGCATCATCACTCGTAGAAATTCCTCCAAAGAAGAGATGATCTAGTGTTTTAGCACCACAAAACCCAAAAATTCCCTCATCAGTTGTTTGCTTTAGACTTTTTGTCATTCCTGACGCATCATAGTACGCATTTGGCGTGCCTTGCGTGGTAATCATAAGAGCTTTTTTATCTGAAAGTAATCCTTCGACAGTACCTTCTTTGGTGTATTGGTAAGCAAAACCGTACGCAAAAACACGATCAATATAGCCTTTTAAAATTGCAGGCATCCCCGTCCACCAAAGAGGGTAGATGAGGGTGATGGCATCGGCATTTTTGATGTACGCTTGTTCGGTTTCAATATCGTCTGGCGTATTACCACTGCGTAATTCTTTAAAATCTAGAGGGCAAAGAACAGGGTTAAATCCAAGTGCATAGAGGTCTCTCACCACAACGCTGTGTCCTTTGCTCTCAAGCGAACTGATCGCATTTTCT
It contains:
- a CDS encoding response regulator; the encoded protein is MTEKITLILADDHAMVRKGLTAFLSTAEDIQVMAVVESGMEAVSAAMQYAPDVVLLDLFMPDKPAVDTIRQIKKVSPRSQIIMVTSHEGDEYVVPTTQAGAISYILKDTTPEDLICTVRKAARGESIISPRVAKALEKVVATKMEDEQFHEDLTSREMEVLHYIAEGSSNMDIATHLNISEKTVKSHVSNILSKLYLTDRTKVAVYAWRQGLVKR
- a CDS encoding NAD(P)H-dependent oxidoreductase gives rise to the protein MNHLIVYAHPFEDSFNHAILENAISSLESKGHSVVVRDLYALGFNPVLCPLDFKELRSGNTPDDIETEQAYIKNADAITLIYPLWWTGMPAILKGYIDRVFAYGFAYQYTKEGTVEGLLSDKKALMITTQGTPNAYYDASGMTKSLKQTTDEGIFGFCGAKTLDHLFFGGISTSDDAMRKEMLKTVQLTLKELF
- a CDS encoding helix-turn-helix domain-containing protein; translation: MCSVNIDKLHTRIRNNVKKLREKRHKSQLEMALAIGHSSAAFYAKAELGIQNKKFNIEHLCKIAEVLEVDIREFFKDLF
- a CDS encoding alkyl/aryl-sulfatase; this translates as MKYALLCTLAIMASSLFAASESIKNTVDEQSLKAFSSTAYPKQVTEIIPNKVYHVMGYAHSNASFIIGDTSVILIDTLDSESRAMMLKKIIAEHTNKPVKTIIYTHGHPDHRGGAGVFMDTQPEIIASAPIKPILGKMNALKEVFDLRSIRQHGYQLSDEEALSQGIGIREGITTKQGDRQLFVAPTTIITERKVVREIDGVTFELNGVLGETDDHLLIWLPSYKVLFSGDNYYGCWPNISPIRGGQYRDISAWIDTLEKMLSYNAKYVLPGHTRPLMGESNVKEILTNYHDAIEFVFNETLKSINQGLSIDQVAEVVKLPEKWAKLPYLGEYYGTVEWTIRGIFTGYIGWFDGNPTKIHPLPAKEHAQKTLALMGGKKAVIVAIQDALKKKDAQWAIELADIILAVESNNKAVKQHKAQGLIILANKETSANGRHYYFAYAKELLAD
- a CDS encoding MipA/OmpV family protein produces the protein MPYNSRSISFMSLTILIAIFTLNAFGKDIPNRPEPIQTDQVTSALFAEENWAFTLGGGMMYRAKYEGSDNYHAVFIPDISARYKDGLIFANWNGIGSYPINEKNYKIGASISPSFGRKEKDDRENLRGMGDIDTGIVVNLLGEYDFGPMKLSGKISKGDKEYGTTAKLEVSKTFSLTEQLKLKVAAGNTWADEEHMQSYFGISPAQAMRSGYNQYEAKSGMKSAGVSIDTFYSITKNWEAKVMLTADKLLSDAADSPLTKKDLNTATMATLSYKF
- a CDS encoding sensor histidine kinase; amino-acid sequence: MKNLFNYYLTFMNRLWCQLAISYALLSFFAIILIAIMLNSINNYTNFHTAITLENVERIIDSEELIVTQAILDTNNIEWLNKARNNIREKLINLEQGSGSSIYRITSSSSPKVYIEIIDKNGYPLISDFDDFSKEISPYLSKIKSQDAIKNSVIWLAKNGAILADKELIKHDTEELIGHLRIVYIAEFDPWIQFKSVMIFLFHIWGKVLLLSVPIGIICGLIASRYVTKQLQKMNEITESWRQGNFQKKISLPNDDVLMRHSEHLNNMARDLEMYLNLKQNLAISDERNRLARELHDTVKQKLFALGLQMATIKTKSAAMEVAGEHIFEAEAITREAQHDLMEIITQLHPIEGNNTSLFERIVMIAEDFKRRFGISIELKYSEFLQCNTYTEHHILRIVQESLINAVRHGKASKIVIASERHSETITLTIIDNGVGFMTEQKTGGLGLISMHERVQELIDGTFDIKSTVGVGTQITLSWRNES